The following proteins come from a genomic window of Denitromonas sp.:
- a CDS encoding toll/interleukin-1 receptor domain-containing protein, protein MFDIFLSHAHQDEARARTLVKRLEVWGFTVYVDFKDAALSQLPDRALADRLVGRLRQCRLLVFAFSETSVNSRWMPWELGLAHGVIGRAVLWPFTQRALRAKAAQEYLHLYEALSPATAQARLDTLLGEARAAPIRPADLRAMQDMAGITADKAPEFGQPEVATEFMLNGPMKLYLAWLDSLTSAWRPK, encoded by the coding sequence ATGTTCGACATTTTCCTCTCGCACGCCCACCAGGACGAAGCCCGCGCACGCACCCTGGTCAAGCGCCTCGAAGTCTGGGGCTTTACGGTCTACGTCGACTTCAAGGACGCCGCCCTCTCGCAACTGCCTGACCGCGCCCTGGCCGACCGCCTGGTCGGCCGCCTGCGCCAGTGCCGACTGCTGGTTTTTGCCTTCTCCGAGACCTCGGTCAACTCCCGCTGGATGCCCTGGGAGCTCGGTCTGGCCCATGGCGTCATCGGCCGCGCGGTGCTCTGGCCCTTTACCCAACGCGCGCTGCGCGCCAAGGCGGCGCAAGAGTACCTGCACCTCTACGAAGCCCTGTCGCCGGCCACCGCACAGGCGCGCCTCGACACGCTGCTCGGCGAGGCTCGCGCCGCCCCCATCCGCCCGGCCGACCTTCGCGCCATGCAGGACATGGCCGGGATCACCGCCGACAAGGCCCCCGAGTTCGGCCAGCCCGAGGTCGCCACCGAGTTCATGCTCAACGGCCCGATGAAGCTCTACCTCGCCTGGCTGGACTCGCTCACCAGCGCCTGGCGGCCGAAGTAG